The following proteins are co-located in the Phaeodactylum tricornutum CCAP 1055/1 chromosome 2, whole genome shotgun sequence genome:
- a CDS encoding predicted protein, whose product MTLAGVTARHDWIDRQMRVTGYAPVQSETVWRNVNLTLGAAVQAVVEHLQLNPPEVIEIHDEGLRSIQPTQPPPSLAIRTNGSSNGHANGHSVGYTQSRRTTSRSAAQALMEADDVPPTYSTVAEVPQIDTPSIPIEFEEVKHLTRTQLDDLLTNETSFLAWVNGLAFTTTLRIMATSVLEENVQTAQNHLEQQTRMDTLYGQVTALHHELRKAVGEFEVLERQQDALCAPPDTIIVRQELQVLKRQALDESEAHAETWLDETAQDSVDVDAFVRDFVTTRTRHHERAAKLELLQRQAHKSL is encoded by the coding sequence ATGACCTTGGCGGGCGTCACGGCCCGTCACGATTGGATAGACCGACAAATGCGCGTCACGGGGTACGCACCCGTGCAGTCGGAAACGGTATGGAGGAACGTCAATCTAACACTCGGTGCCGCCGTCCAAGCCGTCGTCGAACACTTGCAGTTGAATCCGCCGGAAGTTATCGAAATTCACGATGAGGGACTCCGCAGCATACAACCCACACAACCTCCGCCGTCGCTTGCCATTCGTACCAACGGAAGCAGCAACGGTCACGCCAACGGGCACAGTGTCGGTTACACCCAAAGCCGTCGTACGACCTCACGGTCCGCCGCCCAAGCTCTGATGGAGGCCGACGACGTTCCGCCCACCTACTCCACCGTTGCGGAAGTTCCACAAATTGATACTCCCTCGATTCCAATCGAGTTTGAAGAAGTGAAGCACCTCACTCGTACGCAATTGGACGATCTGCTCACGAACGAAACGTCCTTTTTGGCCTGGGTCAATGGCCTCGCATTCACCACCACCTTGCGCATCATGGCCACCTCCGTCCTCGAGGAAAATGTCCAGACCGCCCAGAATCATTTGGAACAACAAACGCGCATGGACACTTTGTACGGACAAGTCACCGCACTACACCATGAATTGCGCAAGGCCGTCGGGGAATTCGAAGTTTTAGAGCGTCAACAGGACGCATTGTGCGCCCCGCCCGATACGATCATAGTCCGTCAGGAATTACAAGTACTCAAGCGGCAAGCCTTGGACGAGTCGGAAGCTCACGCGGAAACCTGGTTGGACGAAACCGCGCAAGATTCGGTCGACGTGGACGCGTTTGTGCGGGATTTTGTCACCACCCGCACACGGCACCACGAACGCGCCGCCAAACTGGAACTACTCCAACGACAAGCGCACAAATCGTTATAG
- a CDS encoding predicted protein, whose protein sequence is MFWLAAAAGLFCNAAPTDAPPPRGPSLMPGPLAYTDVFVDDAIQLAQGTPPQLSFVRHCLLQSLDKVFRPLDDSDPITRQEPASVKKMLKGDACWATLKTVLGWQVDSLRGTIELPQHRLERLHQLFDSCRGRTRLSLKKWYQLLGELRSMTLAIPGGTGMFTQLQLALRHSDSTRVKLTAAVHDQLADFERLACDLGNRPTRIAEIVPSAPTYVGACDAARTGMGGVWFGPGLQPILWRHPFPSHIQAQLVSSDNLAGTITNSDLELAGILCHNDVLVHATDCSELTIATLCDNTPAVAWTHRASISTCPLASIPASACHDFCRDLRLAETAASSGVVPSRASSTRSDWAVWTAFCTSIGQSSLLTGVTDKPRVLQVFAHRIRTGQLARSGLPVRSRTVEDYLRSVGQGFASVGAPDPRKQPRTQLTDFRIYRQLRSYTRTDPSPSRVKPLPVQLLHHVRQQAVVSGNATDLAVSDLAYLAFFWLLRPGEYCTSSDTQPFRLCDVQLFIGDTRMPPTTAPLEDIQRATFATLTFTTQKNGVRGEVIGHARSGHPDACPVLATVRRILYLRNNGALPTAALCSVRRQGRWTTITSHLITETIRLSATLIGPTLGFLPADVSARSARAGGAMALLCGRVDTSIIQLVGRWRSDVMLRYLHLQAFPLMKHFARTMLTAGSFQLVPGQNVPPSVAPLLAEVPNTLP, encoded by the exons ATGTTCTGGCTCGCCGCGGCAGCAGGACTCTTCTG CAATGCAGCACCTACGGATGCTCCACCACCCCGGGGACCTTCCCTGATGCCTGGCCCTTTAGCATACACCgatgtctttgtcgatgaTGCCATTCAGTTGGCCCAAGGCACCCCACCAcaactttcctttgtccgGCATTGCCTCTTGCAGTCCTTGGATAAAGTGTTTCGTCCTCTTGACGACTCTGACCCTATCACCCGTCAAGAACCTGCCTCCGTCAAGAAGATGCTCAAAGGTGATGCTTGCTGGGCTACCCTAAAGACTGTTCTTGGTTGGCAAGTTGATTCTCTTCGTGGAACAATTGAGCTCCCCCAACATCGCCTGGAGCGTCTGCACCAGCTTTTTGACAGTTGCCGTGGCCGTACACGCCTCTCTTTAAAGAAATGGTACCAGCTTCTGGGTGAGCTTCGGAGTATGACCCTGGCTATCCCCGGTGGCACTGGCATGTTCACACAACTCCAACTTGCTCTCCGACATAGTGACAGCACTCGGGTCAAGCTCACTGCAGCTGTTCATGATCAGCTAGCCGATTTTGAGCGTTTGGCTTGTGACTTAGGCAATCGGCCCACACGCATTGCCGAAATAGTCCCCTCCGCTCCCACCTACGTTGGTGCATGCGACGCTGCCCGCACCGGCATGGGGGGCGTCTGGTTTGGCCCTGGACTCCAACCTATTCTATGGCGCCACCCATTCCCTTCCCACATCCAAGCCCAGTTGGTATCATCGGACAATCTTGCTGGCACCATCACAAACTCCGACCTTGAGCTTGCCGGTATACTTTGCCACAATGATGTCTTGGTCCATGCTACGGACTGTAGTGAGCTCACCATTGCCACACTCTGCGACAACACGCCTGCTGTTGCCTGGACCCATCGTGCCTCAATTTCCA CCTGTCCCTTGGCGTCTATCCCCGCTTCGGCCTGCCATGACTTTTGCCGTGACCTCCGCCTTGCAGAAACAGCGGCCTCCTCCGGAGTCGTTCCTAGTAGGGCGTCCTCTACCCGTTCCGATTGGGCTGTCTGGACTGCTTTCTGTACCTCCATTGGTCAATCCTCGCTGCTCACGGGAGTCACTGACAAGCCCCGGGTCCTCCAAGTCTTCGCACACCGTATCCGCACCGGGCAGCTGGCCCGTAGCGGCCTCCCAGTCCGCTCTCGAACGGTGGAGGACTACCTCCGTTCCGTTGGCCAGGGCTTCGCCAGCGTGGGGGCCCCGGACCCGCGTAAGCAACCACGGACGCAACTGACCGATTTCAGAATTTACCGCCAGCTCCGGAGCTACACCCGCACGGACCCTTCACCTTCACGTGTCAAACCACTCCCTGTCCAACTCCTTCACCACGTTCGTCAGCAAGCAGTGGTCTCTGGCAACGCAACGGACCTTGCCGTCTCCGACCTGGCCTACCTTGCCTTTTTCTGGCTTCTTCGCCCTGGTGAATACTGCACTTCCTCTGACACCCAACCTTTTCGCCTCTGTGACGTCCAACTCTTTATTGGCGACACCCGGATGCCACCTACCACTGCCCCCCTTGAGGACATCCAGCGCGCCACTTTCGCCACCCTTACCTTCACCACACAGAAAAACGGTGTGCGCGGCGAAGTAATTGGCCATGCCCGGTCTGGTCACCCCGACGCATGTCCTGTACTTGCCACAGTCCGCCGCATCCTTTATCTCCGAAACAACGGGGCCCTGCCCACCGCGGCTCTATGCTCTGTTCGACGGCAGGGACGGTGGACCACTATCACCTCCCACCTTATTACCGAAACTATCCGTCTCTCTGCAACCCTTATTGGTCCTACCTTGGGGTTTCTCCCGGCCGACGTCTCCGCACGCTCTGCCCGCGCAGGCGGCGCCATGGCATTACTCTGCGGCCGCGTCGATACCAGTATAATCCAGCTGGTTGGTCGCTGGCGCTCCGATGTCATGCTTCGATACTTGCATCTCCAAGCCTTCCCTCTCATGAAACACTTTGCCCGCACCATGCTTACTGCAGGCTCGTTCCAACTGGTTCCCGGTCAGAATGTTCCTCCTTCTGTAGCACCCTTGCTTGCCGAAGTTCCCAACACTCTCCCTTAA
- a CDS encoding predicted protein: MVVSRDRTKPIAPVGNGNASPTSGATTTTTATRILVPDVDEEQSLLSLSTPDASVESEHIRHTKGQHESSTLFSIPVLMYMCLFFFAMIAHELALEAATHEFGHVDALASAVTCFQFGSCLVFPLLAAGRSGCRRFPRTFRQILPYVRLSVLVFGASGLATHAVRYVTYPTKVVFKSAKLIPTMIVATLWQGQRYTGMEYVAALWVCAGAAGFSYNSGNNPHGTETNDTIQSTPGLLLLSVSILCDAIVPNFQKVLLNGGLSANQLMINVNAVGLAALGTYMALTGELRSVAETATEHPWLLLYLTCVGLGLATAVWAYTKLIQATSSVVAVGVSTLRKVATILLSYIFFPKRLLMIHLPSFVHPFSAYSTFTFLFWFHGVVRVIVFLVFLHIQKLEDASPMLCR; the protein is encoded by the exons ATGGTTGTCAGCCGAGACCGCACCAAGCCAATTGCTCCCGTTGGCAATGGCAACGCAAGCCCGACGAGCggtgcgacgacgacgacaaccgCAACGAGAATTCTTGTACCGGATGTGGACGAAGAACAATCCTTGCTCTCCTTATCCACACCCGACGCCTCCGTCGAAAGCGAGCATATTCGTCACACCAAAGGCCAGCACGAATCGTCGACTCTTTTTTCCATCCCCGTCCTAATGTACATGTGTCTGTTCTTCTTCGCCATGATTGCGCACGAATTGGCTTTGGAAGCGGCGACCCACGAATTCGGCCACGTCGACGCCTTGGCGTCCGCCGTTACGTGTTTCCAGTTCGGGTCCTGTCTCGTCTTTCCTCTCCTCGCGGCGGGTCGATCGGGATGCCGGCGTTTCCCTCGCACTTTCCGGCAAATATTGCCCTATGTGCGCTTGTCTGTCTTGGTGTTTGGCGCTTCCGGATTGGCAACCCACGCGGTGCGCTACGTCACTTACCCCACCAAGGTCGTCTTCAAGAGTGCCAAACTTATACCCACCATGATCGTAGCCACTCTTTGGCAAGGCCAACGCTACACCGGAATGGAGTACGTCGCGGCATTGTGGGTGTGCGCCGGAGCTGCCGGGTTTTCGTACAATAGTGGCAACAACCCACACGGCACCGAGACTAACGACACGATCCAGTCCACACCAggtttgttgctgctctcaGTTAGTATATTATGCGACGCAATTGTCCCCAATTTTCAAAAAGTCTTGCTGAATGGAGGTTTGTCGGCTAATCAGCTCATGATCAACGTCAACGCGGTGGGTTTGGCCGCACTCGGCACCTACATGGCTCTGACAGGCGAACTGCGTTCGGTCGCCGAGACCGCCACGGAACATCCTTGGTTGTTGCTCTACCTGACGTGCGTCGGTTTGGGCTTGGCGACGGCCGTGTGGGCCTACACCAAACTCATTCAAGCAACGTCCTCGGTGGTGGCCGTTGGAGTGTCTACCCTGCGCAAAGTCGCCACTATCCTACTGTCctacattttctttcccaaaCGACTCTTGATGATTCAC CTCCCCAGTTTTGTGCATCCTTTTTCGGCTTACAGTACCTTTACGTTTTTATTCTGGTTCCATGGAGTCGTCCGGGTCattgtcttcctcgtcttcctccacATCCAAAAGCTCGAGGATGCTTCCCCCATGTTGTGTCGCTGA